GTGTGGTAGTCCTGTGTGGTAGTCCTGTGTGGTAGGTCTGTGTGGTAGGTCTGTGTGGTAGGTCTGTGTGGTAGGTCTGTGTGGTAGTCCTGTGTGGTAGGTCTGTGTGGTAGTTATGTGTGGTAGTTCTGTGTGGTAGTTCTGTGTGGTAGGTCTGTGTGGTAGTTCTGTGTGGTAGTTCTGTGTGGTAGTTCTGTGTGGTAGGTCTGTGTGGTAGGTCTGTGTGGTAGTTCTGTGTGGTAGGTCTGTGTGGTAGTTCTGTGTGGTAGGTCTGTGTGGTAGTTCTGTGTGGTAGGTCTGTGTGGTAGTTCTGTGTGGTAGTCCTGTGTGGTAGTTCTGTGTGGTAGTCCTGTGTGGTAGGTCTGTGTGGTAGGTCTGTGTGGTAGGTCTGTGTGGTAGGTCTGTGTGGTAGTCCTGTGTGGTAGGTCTGTGTGGTAGGTCTGTGTGGTAGGTCTGTGTGGTAGTCCTGTGTGGTAGTCCTGTGTGGTAGGTCTGTGTGGTAGGTCTGTGTGGTAGTCCTGTGTGGTAGTCCTGTGTGGTAGTCCTGTGTGGTAGTCCTGTGTGGTAGTTCTGTGTGGTAGTCCTGTGTGGTAGTCCTGTGTGGTAGTTCTGTGTGGTAGTTCTGTGTGGTAGGTCTGTGTGGTAGTTCTGTGTGGTAGGTCTGTGTGGTAGTTCTGTGTGGTAGGTCTGTGTGGTAGGTCTGTGTGGTAGGTCCTGTGTGGTAGGTCTGTGTGGTAGTTCTGTGTGGTAGGTCTGTGTGGTAGTTCTGTGTGGTAGTTCTGTGTGGTAGGTCTGTGTGGTAGGTCTGTGTGGTAGGTCTGTGTGGTAGGTCTGTGTGGTAGGTCTGTGTGGTAGTCCTGTGTGGTAGTCCTGTGTGGTAGTCCTGTGTGGTAGTCCTGTGTGGTAGTCCTGTGTGGTAGTTCTGTGTGGTAGTTCTGTGTGGTAGGTCTGTGTGGTAGGTCTGTGTGGTAGTCCTGTGTGGTAGTCCTGTGTGGTAGTCCTGTGTGGTAGTTCTGTGTGGTAGGTCTGTGTGGTAGGTCTGTGTGGTAGGTCTGTGTGGTAGTCCTGTGTGGTAGGTCCTGTGTGGTAGGTCTGTGTGGTAGTTCTGTGTGGTAGGTCTGTGTGGTAGTTCTGTGTGGTAGGTCTGTGTGGTAGGTCTGTGTGGTAGGTCTGTGTGGTAGGTCTGTGTGGTAGTTCTGTGTGGTAGGTCTGTGTGGTAGGTCTGTGTGGTAGGTCTGTGTGGTAGTTCTGTGTGGTAGGTCTGTGTGGTAGTTCTGTGTGGTAGGTCTGTGTGGTAGTTCTGTGTGGTAGGTCTGTGTGGTAGTTCTGTGTGGTAGGTCTGTGTGGTAGTTCTGTGTGGTAGGCCTGTGTGGTAGGTCTGTGTGGTAGGTCTGTGTGGTATGTGCCAGCTAGTCACTGCTGTACCTTCTTCTCAGGTTGCTGATTGGTGGGCTGGCTGCTCCTCCCAGAGTGGATTGAGGACTTCAGTTTGTCCAGCACCGACCGCCCCTCGGAAAGTTCCGCCCGCCTCTTCTCCTCTGGGGTCAGGGGCTTCACTGGGTGAGGACTGGAAAGGGACATACGGTAAGATGCGTCACTGATAGAAAAGGGAACAAAAATAAAAGTCCGTCTTTCAGTCTCCAGACTTAAACCTGTCTATTCTGAGACGACCTACTGAAGATAGTTTCACAGAGAAAGATGTTATTGGGACCTGTCCTCCAGTACTCTCCCTCCTAGCTGTTATTGAACCCTGTCCTCCAGTACTCTCCCTCCTAGCTGTTATTGAACCCTGTCCTCCAGTACTCTCCCTCCTAGATGTTATTGGGACCTGTCCTCCAGTACTCTCCCTCCTCGCTGTTATTGAACCCTGTCCTCCAGTACTCTCCCTCCTAGATGTTATTGAACCCTGTCCTCCAGTACTCTCCCTCCTAGATGTTATTGAACCCTGTCCTCCAGTACTCTCCCTCCTAGCTGTTATTGAACCCTGTCCTCCAGTACTCTCCCTCCTAGCTGTTATTGAACCCTGTCCTCCAGTACTCTCCCTCCTAGATGTTATTGGGACCTGTCCTCCAGTACTCTCCCTCCTAGATGTTATTGGGACCTGTCCTCCAGTACTCTCCCTCCTAGCTGTTATTGGGACCTGTCCTCCAGTACTCTCCCTCCTAGCTGTTATTGAACCCTGTCCTCCAGTACTCTCCCTCCTAGATGTTATTGGGACCTGTCCTCCAGTACTCTCCCTCCTAGCTGTTATTGAACCCTGTCCTCCAGTACTCTCCCTCCTAGATGTTATTGGGACCTGTCCTCCAGTACTCTCCCTCCTAGCTGTTATTGAACCCTGTCCTCCAGTACTCTCCCTCCTAGCTGTTATTGAACCCTGTCCTCCAGTACTCTCCCTCCTAGATGTTATTGGGACCTGTCCTCCAGTACTCTCCCTCCTAGATGTTATTGGGACCTGTCCTCCAGTACTCTCCCTCCTAGATGTTATTGGGACCTGTCCTCCAGTACTTTCCCTCCTAGCTGTTATTGGGACCTGTCCTCCAGTACTCTCCCTCCTAGCTGTTATTGAACACTGTCCTCCAGTACTCTCCCTCCTAGCTGTTATTGGGACCTGTCCTCCAGTACTCTCCCTCCTAGCTGTTATTGGGACCTGTCTCCTCCAGTACTCTCCCTCCTCGCTGTTATTGAACCCTGTCCTCCAGTACTCTCCCTCCTAGCTGTTATTGAACCCTGTCCTCCAGTACTCTCCCTCCTAGCTGTTATTGAACCCTGTCCTCCAGTACTCTCCCTCCTAGCTGTTATTGGGACCTGTCCTCCAGTACTCTCCCTCCTAGCTGTTATTGAACCCTGTCCTCCAGTACTCTCCCTCCTCGCTGTTATTGAACCCTGTCCTCCAGTACTCTCCCTCCTAGCTGTTATTGAACCCTGTCCTCCAGTACTCTCCCTCCTAGCTGTTATTGAACCCTGTCCTCCAGTACTCTCCCTCCTAGATGTTATTGGGACCTGTCCTCCAGTAGTCTCCCTCCTAGCTGTTAttgaaccctgtctcctccagtaCTCTCCCTCCTAGATGTTATTGGGACCTGTCCTCCAGTACTCTCTCTCCTAGATGTTATTAGGACCTGTCCTCCAGTACTCTCTCTCCTAGATGTTATTGGGACCTGTCCTCCAGTACTCTCCCTCCTAGATGTTATTGGGACCTGTCCTCCAGTACTCTCTCTCCTAGATCCTAGATGTTAttgaaccctgtctcctccagtaCTCTCCCTCCTAGCTGTTATGGGGACCTGTCCTCCAGTACTCTCCCTCCTAGCTGTTATTGAACCCTGTCCTCCAGTACTCTCTCTCCTAGATCCTAGATGTTATTGAACCCTGTCCTCCAGTACTCTCCCTCCTAGCTGTTATTGAAccctgtcctccagtactccCCCTCCTAGCTGTTATTGAAccctgtcctccagtactccCCCTCCTAGCTGTTATTGAAccctgtcctccagtactccCCCTCCTAGCTGTTATTGAAccctgtcctccagtactccCCCTCCTAGCTGTTATTGAACCCTGTCCTCCAGTACTCTCCCTCCTAGCTGTTAttgaaccctgtctcctccagtaCTCCCCCTCCTAGATGTTATTGAACCCTGTCCTCCAGTACTCTCCCTCCTAGCTGTTATTGAACCCTGTCCTCCAGTACTCTCCCTCCTAGCTGTTATTGAACCCTGTCCTCCAGTACTCTCCCTCCTAGCTGTTATTGAACCCTGTCCTCCAGTACTCTCCCTCCTAGCTGTTATTGAACCCTGTCCTCCAGTACTCTCCCTCCTAGCTGTTATTGAACCCTGTCCTCCAGTACTCTCCCTCCTCGCTGTTATTGAACCCTGTCCTCCAGTACTCTCCCTCCTCGCTGTTATTGAACCCTGTCCTCCAGTACTCTCCCTCCTCGCTGTTATTGAACCCTGTCCTCCAGTACTCTCCCTCCTAGCTGTTATTGAACCCTGTCCTCCAGTACTCTCCCTCCTAGCTGTTATTGAACCCTGTCCTCCAGTACTCTCCCTCCTAGCTGTTATTGAACCCTGTCCTCCAGTACTCTCCCTCCTCGCTGTTATTGAACCCTGTCCTCCAGTACTCTCCCTCCTCGCTGTTATTGAACCCTGTCCTCCAGTACTCTCCCTCCTAGCTGTTATTGAACCCTCCAGTACTCTCCCTCCTCGCTGTTATTGAACCCTGTCCTCCAGTACTCTCCCTCCTAGCTGTTATTGAACCCTGTCCTCCAGTACTCTCCCTCCTAGCTGTTATTGAACCCTGTCCTCCAGTACTCTCCCTCCTCGCTGTTATTGAACCCTGTCCTCCAGTACTCTCTCTCCTAGCTGTTATTGAACCCTGTCCTCCAGTACTCTCTCTCCTAGCTGTTATTGAACCCTGTCCTCCAGTACTCTCTCTCCTAGCTGTTATTGACAGGTCTGAGTGTGAATAGACCCTTTTCTAGTACACAACACACTGACATCATGCCCAGATGCGCGCGACTCTTGGCTGCAGTAGGACAGCCATCGCGATCTCTGCACAGTCAAGATGTACGCTAGATTTTAGGTTAAtacttctaaacaaaatactTTTGGGGTTCTCGTACGCTTACAATGATGTTTTGATTCCTGCTTGAACATTCGCTAAGATTATACTTGGATGTGATCTTTGCAAAATAACCTTTTTTTTGTATGTAGCcgttgttagctagaatgctaacgctcatATGATATAGGTTGTAGCAAAAGCTAGCCGAAGagccattttactggttgaagtgtatTTGAagtataatgcagttgatttgcgatgatgacacaaacattatatgaagcaggacattcatacgagcCTGAAAATCCCATTATAATCCAAAAgcagtgtgaaatgcactcataagtaCCATGTAAATACAGGCTTTTGTTGCTGGCTTTCTACAGAATAACTCCCCCTTGTTCTGCCATCAACGTGCGCGTGTCGCCCTCGTGTAACAGACACATAAAGGGGTCTATACTACCTTtcattgtgggggggggggggtttaacttCAGGACCCATCACACTGACCATAGAGACAAGAAACACAGGAGTCTGGTGTGTGTTGACAAATAGAGGAGAAAGGTGTTCACGCGGAAGAAAACGAAGAACCCCGAGACAGGTTGCAGAGGAGAGGAAGCAGCGGGAGAACCCCGAGACAGGTTGCAGAGGAGAGGAAGCAGCGGGAGAACCCCGAGACAGGTTGCAGAGGAGAGGAAGCAGCGGGAGAACCCCGAGACAGGTTGCAGAGGAGAGGAAGCAGCGGGAGAACCCCGAGACAGGTTGCAGAGGAGAGGAAGCAGCGGGAGAACCCCGAGACAGGTTGCAGAGGAGAGGAAGCAGCGGGAGAACCCCGAGACAGGTTGCAGAGGAGAGGAAGCAGCGGGAGAACCCCAGAGAGTCAATCGCCATAGAGATAAATAGAGGGCTCATCTTTGCATCAACTATGGCAATCgctgagagaagaagaagaagttgaGGCCCTGTTGAGACACCCACCACTTCCCAGTAAACATGTGACCTCACCTGATCTGCTGATTGGCTGGCGGATGTATCTCCTGGGGCATGCCAGCATGCGACGCACCAACCACTGGCTGTGCAGTGGAGAAAAGGGGTGCGGCGGAGACAGTGCTTACGGATGACGTCACAGTAGCAGGGGgcggggcagggagagaggagagagctagagaggaaGTGGTGTTACGTTCAGCAGTTAGAGAGGAAGGAGCGGAGAAGGAGGAGGCGGCGAGGAGATCAGAAATGTCATGCTGCTGGACGAAGGACAACGACCCCGGGGTTACAACGCCAGGGTCGCTGCCGAACGACGGAGTCAGGTCGTCAACGCTGTTCCTCCTTGTGCCTTCTGAGAGGGATCGTTGTTGCAGGTGTTCCTCTGAGAGGGATCGTTGTTGCAGGTGTTCCTCTGAGAGGGATCGTTGTTCCTCTGAGAGGGATCGTTGTTGCAGGTGTTCCTCTGAGAGGGATCGTTGGTGCAGGTGTTCCTCTGAGAGGGATCGTTGTTCCTCTGAGAGGGATCGTTGTTGCAGGTGTTCCTCTGAGAGGGATCGTTGGTGCAGGTGTTCCTCTGAGAGGGATCGTTGGTGCAGGTGTTCCTCTGAGAGGGATCGTTGGTGCAGGTGTTCCTCTGAGAGGGATCGTTGGTGCAGGTGTTCCTCTGAGAGGGATCGTTGGTGCAGGTGTTCCTCTGAGAGGGATCGTTGGTGCAGGTGTTCCTCTGAGAGGGACCGTTGTTGCAGGTGTTCCTCTGAGAGGGATCGTTGTTGCAGGTGTTCCTCTGAGAGGGATCGTTGTTGCAGGTGTTCCTCTGAGAGGGATCGTTGTTCCTCTGAGAGGGATCGTTGGTGCAGGTGTTCCTCTGAGAGGGATCGTTGTTCCTCTGAGAGGGATCGTTGGTGCAGGTGTTCCTCTGAGAGGGATCGTTGGTGCAGGTGTTCCTCTGAGAGGGACCGTTGGACTACAACGGACTCCACACGAGGATGTTCTGGGTATTGGTCCTCTGATCTGTAATCCTCAATGTCTTCATTGATCTTCACACCACTAGATGTCCCAGTAGTGGTCTGAAATGTTTTTAGTGGACTGCGAGCTTGAGAGCTGAAAGAGTGTAGAAGTGCATTGGAAAGTTCTGGTGAGTTATATGATTCTAAGTCCATGCCGATTGGCCAGTCTATCCTTGCTTCAGGGGATGTGGTCTTCTCTTTATCAACACACATGGCTCCCAGAAGGGATGTGGCTCGATCTATTGCGTCTGACCGGATGACATCATCAAAAGTGGCCCAGCATCGATCGTCACAGACCTCCCCCATCAAGTCTAAAGCAGCCATGTTGTCTGAGCCAGTGGCAGAGTGGAATGATGCAATCTCAACCTCAGCACGGGACATGTCTTCCTCACAGACGGGAGAGTTAGCAGAGGGCACCGTCtttgggagaggagggagcgGTCTCTGGCTAGTTTTAActgcttcttcttctctctccttagTGTTGGCGCTCTTCTCTTCTGTAGGAGGTTTATGGGAGGGTCTTTGTTCCTTCATACCAGTGTTAGTGCAGTCTTGTGTGACTTGGCGGTGTTGGGTTAGGGGCAggatggggttagggttggtagaCCAGGTTTGTGGTGCTACTGAGATATAGGAGGTAAAGCTAGAACAGGGAGACAGATGGGGCTGGGCAGAGTTAAGGTTTAGAGCTTGATCAGCTCGGAGTTCCTCATAGAACGGGTTacactggaggagagagaggaacgggttggagggagacatagggagaggagacaggctgAAGGGGTTAGTGTGATGGAGTGGGGTGCCCAGTGAGATAGGATCTACAGGGAGATGAGGGGGGCCCCAGGACAGCAGACCAGAGGTAAGGGGGGTGAGACCAGGGgtatggggggtgaggtgagGGGGGCCCCAGGACAGCAGACCAGAGGTAAGGGGGGTGAGACCAGGGgtatggggggtgaggtgagGGTCTGAGCTAGGTGACACCACCGGGCTGTGAAAGGAAGACACACAGTCCTCTTGATTAGTGATGTTTGTTTACACGGCTAACCTCAGACCTGCAGTTCTACTGGACATAGTCAGTGGTAACAGCAAACAACTGCAAATGTTGGGGGATAATAACTTGAATTCTGAATTTGAAAAAAATAATGTATTTCATAGCATCTAAATCTCTGAGGACTTAATCCCCTGACAGACTAAACCAACCAGTGGTTGGCATGATGTCGTAAAAATGAGTAGCTTCCAATGTCTCTCATACCTGTCCTGTGCCTTAACCCCTAATCAATGTCAGTCTGGCTTTATAACTCCAGTCCTGTGACAACACGTTGAGCTAGACAGATGACGTGATGTTTAGCCTGAGAGACGATACACCAGACCGAGTGGCACCACTACCACCGTAATAGAGAATATGGGTCCGTGTGGTAGTACACCCGTTGTAGCCTGGTGCCAGATAGGTTTGTGCAGTCTAGCCAACATACAGAACCCTCATCCACCCGTTGTAGCCTGGTGCCAGATCGGTTTGTGCAGTCTAGCCAACATACAGAACCCTCATCCACCCGTTGTAGCCTGGTGCCAGATCGGTTTGTGCAGTCTAGCCAACATACAGAACCCTCATCCACCCGTTGTAGCCTGGTGCCAGATCGGTTTGTGCAGTCTAGCCAACATACAGAACCCTCATCCACCCGTTGTAGACTGGTGCCAGATCGGTTTGTGCAGTCTAGCCAACATACAGAACCCTCATCCACCCGTTGTAGCCTGGTGCCAGATCGGTTTGTGCAGTCTAGCCAACATACAGAACCCTCATCCACCCGTTGTAGCCTGGTGCCAGATCGGTTTGTGCAGTCTAGCCAACATACAGAACCCTCATCCACCCGTTGTAGCCTGGTGCCAGATCGGTTTGTGCAGTCTAGCCAACATAAAGAACCCTCATCCACCCGTTGTAGCCTGGTGCCAGATCGGTTTGTGCAGTCTAGCCAACATACAGAACCCTCATCCACCCGTTGTAGCCTGGTGCCAGATCGGTTTGTGCAGTCTAGCAAACATACAGAACCCTCATCCACCCGTTGTAGCCTGGGGCCAGATCGGTTTGTGCAGTCTAGCCAACATACAGAACCCTCATCCACCAGTTGTAGCCTGGTGCCAGATCGGTTTGTGCAGTCTAGCCAACATACAGAACCCTCATCCACCCGTTGTAGCCTGGTGCCAGATCGGTTTGTGCAGTCTAGCCAACATACAGAATCCTCATCCACCCGTTGTAGCCTGGTGCCAGATCGGTTTGTGCAGTCTAGCCAACATACAGAACCCTCATCCACCCGTTGTAGCCTGGTGCCAGATCGGTTTGTGCAGTCTAGCCAACATACAGAACCCTCATTCACCCGTTGTAGCCTGGTGCCAGATCGGTTTGTGCAGTCTAGCCAACATACAGAACCCTCATCCACCCGTTGTAGCCTGGTGCCAGATCGGTTTGTGCAGTCTAGCCAACATACAGAACCCTCATTCACCCGTTGTAGCCTGGTGCCAGATCGGTTTGTGCAGTCTAGCCAACATACAGAACCCTCATCCACCAGTTGTAGCCTGGTGCCAGATCGGTTTGTGCAGTCTAGCCAACATACAGAACCCTCATCCACCCGTTGTAGCCTGGTGCCAGATCGGTTTGTGCAGTCTAGCCAACATACAGAATCCTCATCCACCCGTTGTAGCCTGGTGCCAGATCGGTTTGTGCAGTCTAGCCAACATACAGAACCCTCATTCACCCGTTGTAGCCTGGTGCCAGATCGGTTTGTGCAGTCTAGCCAACATACAGAACCCTCATCCACCCGTTGTAGCCTGGTGCCAGATCGGTTTGTGCAGTCTAGCCAACATACAGAACCCTCATTCACCCGTTGTAGCCTGGTGCCAGATCGGTTTGTGCAGTCTAGCCAACATACAGAACCCTCATCCACCCGTTGTAGCCTGGTGCCAGATCGGTTTGTGCAGTCTAGCCAACATACAGAACCCTCATCCACCCGTTGTAGCCTGGTGCCAGATCGGTTTGTGCAGTCTAGCCAACATACAAAACCCTCATCCACCCGTTGTAGCCTGGTGCCAGATCGGTTTGTGCAGTCTAGCCAACATACAGAACCCTCATCCACCCGTTGTAGCCTGGTGCCAGATCGGTTTGTGCAGTCTAGCCAACATACAGAACCCTCGTCCACCCGTTGTAGCCTGGTGCCAGATCGGTTTGTGCAGTCTAGccaaaaaacacacacctcattagGAACCGATTCAGGAATGTACGCCTTTCCTACACACTTCTCAGTGGTTGCTATTCAGACTGACCTTATGCAGGTGCCTAACAGGTTCTGTAGGCGTGGTTCCCTGTTGCAGGTGCCTAACAGGTTCTGTAGGCGTGGTTCCCTTACGCAGGTGCCTAACAGGTTCTGTAGGCGTGGTTCCCTTACGCAGGTGCCTAACAGGGTCTGTGGGCGTGGTTCCCTGTTGCAGGTGCCTAACAGGTTCTGTAGGCGTGGTTCCCTTATGCAGGTGCCTAACAGGGTCTGTAGGCGTGGTTCCCTTATGCAGGTGCCTAACAGGGTCTGTAGGCGTGGTTCCCTTATGCAGGTGCCTAACAGGGTCTGTAGGCGTGGTTCCCTTATGCAGGTGCCTAACAGGGTCTGTAGGCGTGGTTCCCTTATGCAGGTGCCTAACAGGTTCTGTAGGCGTGGTTCCCTTATACAGGTACCTAACAGGTTCTGTAGGCGTGGTTCCGTTGTGCAGGTGCCTAACAGGTTCTGTAGGCGTGGTTCCCTTATGCAGGTGCCTAACAGGTTCTGTAGGCGTGGTTCCCTTATGCAGGTGCCTAACAGGTTCTGTAGGCGTGGTTCCCTTGTGCAGGTGCCTAACAGGTTCTGTAGGCGTGGTTCCGTTGTGCAGGTGCCTAACAGGTTCTGTAGGCGTGGTTCCCTTGTGCAGGTGCCTAACAGGTTCTGTAGGCGTGGTTCCGTTGTGCAGGTGCCTAACAGGTTCTGTAGGCGTGGTTCCCTTGTGCAGGTGCCTAACAGGTTCTGTTGGCGTGGTTCCCTTATGCAGGTGCCTAACAGGGTCTGTAGGCGTGGTTCCCTTATGCAGGTGCCTAACAGGTTCTGTAGGCGTGGTTCCCTTATACAGGTACCTAACAGGTTCTGTAGGCGTGGTTCCCTTATACAGGTACCTAACAGGTTCTGTAGGCGTGGTTCCCTTATACAGGTACCTAACAGGTTCTGTAGGCGTGGTTCCCTTATACAGGTACCTAACAGGTTCTGTAGGCGTGGTTCCCTTGTGCAGGTGCCTAACAGGTTCTGTAGGCGTGGTTCCCTTATACAGGTACCTAACAGGTTCTGTAGGCGTGGTTCCCTTGTGCAGGTGCCTAACAGGTTCTGTAGGCGTGGTTCCCTTATACAGGTACCTAACAGGTTCTGTAGGCGTGGTTCCCTTGTGCAGGTGCCTAACAGGTTCTGTAGGCGTGGTTCCCTTATGCAGGTGCCTAACAGGTTCTGTAGGCGTGGTTCCCTTGTGCAGGTGCCTAACAGGTTCTGTAGGCGTGGTTCCGTTGTGCAGGTGCCTAACAGGTTCTGTAGGCGTGGTTCCCTTGTGCAGGTGCCTAACAGGTTCTGTAGGCGTGGTTCCGTTGTGCAGGTGCCTAACAGGTTCTGTAGGCGTGGTTCCCTTGTGCAGGTGCCTAACAGGTTCTGTTGGCGTGGTTCCCTTATGCAGGTGCCTAACAGGGTCTGTAGGCGTGGTTCCCTTATGCAGGTGCCTAACAGGTTCTGTAGGCGTGGTTCCCTTATACAGGTACCTAACAGGTTCTGTAGGCGTGGTTCCCTTATACAGGTACCTAACAGGTTCTGTAGGCGTGGTTCCCTTATACAGGTACCTAACAGGTTCTGTAGGCGTGGTTCCCTTATACAGGTACCTAACAGGTTCTGTAGGCGTGGTTCCCTTGTGCAGGTGCCTAACAGGTTCTGTAGGCGTGGTTCCCTTATACA
The sequence above is a segment of the Salvelinus fontinalis isolate EN_2023a chromosome 15, ASM2944872v1, whole genome shotgun sequence genome. Coding sequences within it:
- the LOC129811468 gene encoding uncharacterized protein LOC129811468 isoform X2 translates to MSSLNIDDEDQRWVPTHVQVTVLRGRGLRAKGKHGTSDVYTIIQVGKEKYSTCVLEKTTAPEWKEECSFELLPGVLEQVGDGGAYPPGSSDLVLTVMHRALIGLDVFLGQAVIPLDKVFQDRICMKNEWYKLNSKTGKKEKERGDIQVTVQFTKNNLTASMYDLSLGKDKPRSTFGKIKDRIKGKKRSSKDSDEDSASTIVSGYGPVSRMRNRLPSDGGGEEDYEDDEGGEGRRSKMRNFFLRGKLRKSSDTRSSTSLGSESSESSSRGGSLSPTAGISVVVSDLSNSPSNSSNFTADSPEHTAESSPKLASYTCEFTDESGEINIPVPQPVCINGSHVYNTTLDPCPGNPVIPLDPLALVKKNLPLSQSLQNLNQQREELPVLLPKGPAADGRRWSFDKAGKEEKVAIAAALEQAGQGMVEGAREESDRDNQGRKRSRNCLDESEQASNSDSGEKHKGWFGAKDNHSKPSPVVSPSSDPHLTPHTPGLTPLTSGLLSWGPPHLTPHTPGLTPLTSGLLSWGPPHLPVDPISLGTPLHHTNPFSLSPLPMSPSNPFLSLLQCNPFYEELRADQALNLNSAQPHLSPCSSFTSYISVAPQTWSTNPNPILPLTQHRQVTQDCTNTGMKEQRPSHKPPTEEKSANTKEREEEAVKTSQRPLPPLPKTVPSANSPVCEEDMSRAEVEIASFHSATGSDNMAALDLMGEVCDDRCWATFDDVIRSDAIDRATSLLGAMCVDKEKTTSPEARIDWPIGMDLESYNSPELSNALLHSFSSQARSPLKTFQTTTGTSSGVKINEDIEDYRSEDQYPEHPRVESVVVQRSLSEEHLHQRSLSEEHLHQRSLSEEQRSLSEEHLHQRSLSEEQRSLSEEHLQQRSLSEEHLQQRSLSEEHLQQRSLSEEHLHQRSLSEEHLHQRSLSEEHLHQRSLSEEHLHQRSLSEEHLHQRSLSEEHLHQRSLSEEHLQQRSLSEEQRSLSEEHLHQRSLSEEHLQQRSLSEEQRSLSEEHLQQRSLSEEHLQQRSLSEGTRRNSVDDLTPSFGSDPGVVTPGSLSFVQQHDISDLLAASSFSAPSSLTAERNTTSSLALSSLPAPPPATVTSSVSTVSAAPLFSTAQPVVGASHAGMPQEIHPPANQQISPHPVKPLTPEEKRRAELSEGRSVLDKLKSSIHSGRSSQPTNQQPEKKSLTEGAGPYYHLTHSELVALLLQREADLHRQRAEFDQQGALLAKREAELKKMKPQVRDLEDYIDTLLVRIMEQTPIILQVGTKLK
- the LOC129811468 gene encoding uncharacterized protein LOC129811468 isoform X1, whose protein sequence is MSSLNIDDEDQRWVPTHVQVTVLRGRGLRAKGKHGTSDVYTIIQVGKEKYSTCVLEKTTAPEWKEECSFELLPGVLEQVGDGGAYPPGSSDLVLTVMHRALIGLDVFLGQAVIPLDKVFQDRICMKNEWYKLNSKTGKKEKERGDIQVTVQFTKNNLTASMYDLSLGKDKPRSTFGKIKDRIKGKKRSSKDSDEDSASTIVSGYGPVSRMRNRLPSDGGGEEDYEDDEGGEGRRSKMRNFFLRGKLRKSSDTRSSTSLGSESSESSSRGGSLSPTAGISVVVSDLSNSPSNSSNFTADSPEHTAESSPKLASYTCEFTDESGEINIPVPQPVCINGSHVYNTTLDPCPGNPVIPLDPLALVKKNLPLSQSLQNLNQQREELPVLLPKGPAADGRRWSFDKAGKEEKVAIAAALEQAGQGMVEGAREESDRDNQGRKRSRNCLDESEQASNSDSGEKHKGWFGAKDNHSKPSPVVSPSSDPHLTPHTPGLTPLTSGLLSWGPPHLTPHTPGLTPLTSGLLSWGPPHLPVDPISLGTPLHHTNPFSLSPLPMSPSNPFLSLLQCNPFYEELRADQALNLNSAQPHLSPCSSFTSYISVAPQTWSTNPNPILPLTQHRQVTQDCTNTGMKEQRPSHKPPTEEKSANTKEREEEAVKTSQRPLPPLPKTVPSANSPVCEEDMSRAEVEIASFHSATGSDNMAALDLMGEVCDDRCWATFDDVIRSDAIDRATSLLGAMCVDKEKTTSPEARIDWPIGMDLESYNSPELSNALLHSFSSQARSPLKTFQTTTGTSSGVKINEDIEDYRSEDQYPEHPRVESVVVQRSLSEEHLHQRSLSEEHLHQRSLSEEQRSLSEEHLHQRSLSEEQRSLSEEHLQQRSLSEEHLQQRSLSEEHLQQRSLSEEHLHQRSLSEEHLHQRSLSEEHLHQRSLSEEHLHQRSLSEEHLHQRSLSEEHLHQRSLSEEHLQQRSLSEEQRSLSEEHLHQRSLSEEHLQQRSLSEEQRSLSEEHLQQRSLSEEHLQQRSLSEGTRRNSVDDLTPSFGSDPGVVTPGSLSFVQQHDISDLLAASSFSAPSSLTAERNTTSSLALSSLPAPPPATVTSSVSTVSAAPLFSTAQPVVGASHAGMPQEIHPPANQQISDASYRMSLSSPHPVKPLTPEEKRRAELSEGRSVLDKLKSSIHSGRSSQPTNQQPEKKSLTEGAGPYYHLTHSELVALLLQREADLHRQRAEFDQQGALLAKREAELKKMKPQVRDLEDYIDTLLVRIMEQTPIILQVGTKLK